taactacttttctcctttccccttctgacacccaggtggcgacacgcatctctgcgtgcctggcagatatctcagcttggatgtcggccctcCATCTCAAGCTCAACAAGACAGAGCTGCCTTCCCTCTCAAAGACCTCGCCATCATGggtgacaactccacagtgtcaccttcccagagtgcaaagaaccttggcgtgaccctggacaacaccctgWCGTTATCTGCAAagatcaaagcagtgactcactcctgcagattcatgctctacaacatccgtagagtacgaccctacctcacacaggaagctgtgcaggtcctaatccaggcacttgtcatctctcgtctggactactgcaactctctctcgtctgggctccctgcttgtgccatcaaaccactgcaacttatccagaacgctgcagcccacctggttttcaaccttcccaagttctctcatgtcaccccgctcctctgcacactccactggcttccagtcgaagctcgcatccactacaagaccatggcgcttgcctacggagcagcaagaggaactgacCATCCCTAcgttcaggctatgctcaaatccTACAACCCAACTCGaacactccgttctgccacctcaggtcgcTTGGCCCTCCGACCCCTATGGGAGGGcatctcccgctcagcccagtccaagtcttctctgtcctggcaccacaatgtccactcagcccagtccaagctcttctctgtcctggcaccccaatggtggaaccagcttccccctgaagctaggccagcagagtccctgcccatcttccgaaagccCTTGAAAtcttacctcttcaaagagtatcttataTAATCCCACTcacctcgccccccccccctccttataCTTGCACTTGACTCCTTCTagctgactttgctgatagctaatTTATTGAATAAACATTTTCTTgatatgcctgtgatatgtggttgtcccacctagctatcttcagatgaatgttctttctatgcctgtgatatgtggttgtcccacctagctatcttcagATTAATgattatgtggttgtcccacctagctatcttcagattaatgttctttctatgcctgtgatatgtggttgtcccacctagctatcttcagattaatgttctttctatgcctgtgatatgtggttgtccacctagctcaTCTTCAGATTAATGTTCTTTCTATGCCTGTAAATGCACTAACCCTAAGTCACTCGTGTGTCTGCTAAATAAATCAATTGTAAAATGAAAATGTCGGGGTCAGTTACCTGGAAGAGGTATCAGGGCAGGTTTACCTGGAAGAGGTAGGTGGGTTAGGTCAGGGTTACCTGGAAGAGGTATGGTGGGTTAGGTCAGGTTACCTGGAAAAGCTATCAggtggtcagggtcagggttaccTGGAAGAGGTAGGGTGGGTCAGGTCGAGGGTTACCTGGAAGGATGTAggtggttagggtcagggttaccTGGAAAGTATGGGTTAGGTCAGGTTACCTGGAAGAGGTAGGGTGGGTTAGGTCAGGGTTACCTGGAAAAGTATGGTTAGGGTCAGGTACTGGAAAAGCTATAGGGGCGTCagtacctgaaagaggtaggtgGTGGCGTTCCAGCCACACCAGAGGAACATCGCAGATGGAAGCAGATCGCTGTCTGAAGACTGTTTCAGTAGAGGATCCCTGAGAGCAGAGCGACCACGGCCCAGGGGAGAACGCAGCCTGGGCTTCAGGCTCTGGGGGTCTGAAGTGGTGGAGGGCAGATTTTTCGGGGTGGCAGGGAAAGGCTGGGGGCGTTCTGGGGAGGGCAGGGTGGGGGGCAGGCTGGGGGCCGGGGTGCTGCTTGGGGATAAGGTGTTCTCTATGTGAgggtctccctcctccatccctgagTCTGGAGCTGACTCCCCTCCTCCCCCGCCCTCACCTGCCTGGGGTCTTCGTGGTGACAggctgagggaggaggggggctgggtgggggaggggggcgtGGCAAACACCAGGGGAGGAGACACCAGACCAATCTTACGAAGCTCCTCCCTCGTCTCCTCATCACTGGATGACAGCAGTGCAGGGGGCAGGGTCACCGTGTAAGGCCCGCCCTCCAGACTATTCCTCCTCTCTGATTGGCCCTGGGTTACCGTATAtgaacccccctcctcctctgagcTGCCAACGGTCAGActtctcctcctctgtaattGTCCATGCAGCGCCTCAATCAGCTCTTCCCCCAGACCCCGTCCTGCCAGCTGGCTTTCATTGGTTATATTGATGGTCACCTGACTGATGGCAGGGAGGGGCATAGTCTGCCAACGCTCGGGGGAGGGCACAGCAGGAGATGTGACTCCGCCTTCTGTCTCTGGCCGCTCTACGACTGGCCGCTCCAGCTGTCCGTCAAGGAATATGGGTGGGTTGGTACGTTTGTGTCGGAGCTCAGGGCTGGTCAGGGGAGGAGGGGTTCGTTTGGGCTCGGGGCTGGGTGAGTGTGCGTGTTTGGGCCTGGGCTCGGGGCTGGGTGAGTGTGCGTGTTTGGGCCTGGGCTCGGGTCTAGATGAGTGTGCGTGTTTGGTTCTGGGTTCAGGGCTGGGTGTGCGTGCAGTGAGAGCTCGTTCGCGGGCAGCGAGGGCCAGggcgaggggggaggaggggtccAGAGGCTTGCCTGTCAGTGGGTGGAGAAAGGTGgagtggggggaggaggagggggagaggacggGGATGGGGGGTGGCAGCTCCCCCAGGTCATCTACAGAGTGGGACTGGGTCAGTAAGATGGGAGGGGGCTCTGAACCGCCTCCCTCCACAGACAAGAAGAAGGAGGACCTACGGCCCTGAGGGGGCGTGACCCGTATCTGAGCACGCTCAGTGAGCACCTGCTGCTGGTATAGCTCTGCCCTGCTGGGCCCCTCCTCCACCTGCAGCTGTTTGAGGAGCGGAGACTTGCGACGCTGAGGCTTGCTGGGGGGGGCAGGCAGCTGACCCACGTTGGCATACGGGTTCTCTACTGGTCGGCCACGCCTCCTGTTGCTGCTGCGCTCCCCTGGAGGGTTAGGGCTGGGGGCAGGGCTGGTTCTGGAGagggggctggggctggaggcAGGGCTGGTTCTGGAGAGGGGGCTGGGGGCAGGGCTGGTTCTGGAGAGGGGGCTGGGGGAGACAGCAGGGCTGGGCCGGGACAGGGCAGCAGGTCGGCCTAGGGGGGAAGACTCTGCAGGTAGATAGCCTGGTACAGGCGAGTCCTGCAGGATGATCATGGAGCGAGCTTTCCTCTGCCGCTCTGCATGGCTCCGAGACGTTGGCGAATCACAGACCTCGTGCAGCCTAGGTTCCGCCCCCGGCTTGAAGCTAGAGTGTGATTGATCGGCTGCTCGCTGCGGGGGAGGTGGAGGGCAGAAGGCTGGCGGCGGGCCAGAGTCCAGGAAGTAgtgggaagggggaggaggaggggcagtctggggaggaggaggtatgaaACCATCAGTCATCGAAGAGCTCCTTGGAAACCGATGCTCTCCAATCAGTGCAGAGATCCTGTCATCCTCTGGTGCACCTGCAGGGGAGAGACTGGCATATTATAACCTGACTATAACCTTAACCTCTAAAAGTATAAGCCTTGGGGGGGGTATCAGTCTGCTTATTAAACAGAATCGCTGTGTTCTGACGTGGACACTTTTTGACGGGAGTGGACCctcttgcttcgcctcttcctctctaccaTAGGTTGTGTAAGCAGTTTGGTTGTTGTTGCTGGTAACATTATCTGTGCGGGCgctgtctatgtgtgagtggCAGCCCGTAGCATGGCTCAGCCTCAGGCCTGTTTCATCAAGGTGGATTCATTAAGACATCCTGTGTTTCTCTTCTGTTTCTGGATTTGACAGTTTGCTACAACGTGTTGGAAGGTTTTCTTCCCCCATTGAACGCCTAGGTCCAATAGCCATGGTTCGCCACTGGATTCTGGTACCACATAGTACTACAACGCCTAGGTCCAATAGCCATGGTTCGCCACTGGATTGGTAATGTGTTTGTAATGCTATGTGTTACAGTGGTGGTACTGTGTTTGTAAGCTATGTTGTTACTTTGTTGTAAATGCGTATGTGTTACTGTGGTGGTACTGTGTTTGTAATGCCTATGTGTTTACGTGTGTACTGTGGTTGTAAATAGCTATGTGGTACGTGTTGTAGTGTGTTTGTACTGTGGTTGTAATGCCTATATTggtactgtgttgtactgtgttgGTATGCTATGTGGTACTGTGTTGTAGTGCCTATGTGTACTGTGTTATAGTGCTATGTGGTACTGTGTTGTGTACTATTTTGAAGTGCCTATGTAGTACTATGTAGTATGTGTTGTACTGTTTAGTGCTATGTAGTCCTGTGTTGGTACTGTGTACTTTGATGTATTTTCAGACAAGCTGGACGAG
This genomic stretch from Salvelinus sp. IW2-2015 unplaced genomic scaffold, ASM291031v2 Un_scaffold10443, whole genome shotgun sequence harbors:
- the LOC112079943 gene encoding SH3 and multiple ankyrin repeat domains protein 3-like produces the protein MTDGFIPPPPQTAPPPPPSHYFLDSGPPPAFCPPPPPQRAADQSHSSFKPGAEPRLHEVCDSPTSRSHAERQRKARSMIILQDSPVPGYLPAESSPLGRPAALSRPSPAVSPSPLSRTSPAPSPLSRTSPASSPSPLSRTSPAPSPNPPGERSSNRRRGRPVENPYANVGQLPAPPSKPQRRKSPLLKQLQVEEGPSRAELYQQQVLTERAQIRVTPPQGRRSSFFLSVEGGGSEPPPILLTQSHSVDDLGELPPPIPVLSPSSSPHSTFLHPLTGKPLDPSSPLALALAARERALTARTPSPEPRTKHAHSSRPEPRPKHAHSPSPEPRPKHAHSPSPEPKRTPPPLTSPELRHKRTNPPIFLDGQLERPVVERPETEGGVTSPAVPSPERWQTMPLPAISQVTINITNESQLAGRGLGEELIEALHGQLQRRRSLTVGSSEEEGGSYTVTQGQSERRNSLEGGPYTVTLPPALLSSSDEETREELRKIGLVSPPLVFATPPSPTQPPSSLSLSPRRPQAGEGGGGGESAPDSGMEEGDPHIENTLSPSSTPAPSLPPTLPSPERPQPFPATPKNLPSTTSDPQSLKPRLRSPLGRGRSALRDPLLKQSSDSDLLPSAMFLWCGWNATTYLFQ